One part of the Equus asinus isolate D_3611 breed Donkey chromosome 30, EquAss-T2T_v2, whole genome shotgun sequence genome encodes these proteins:
- the LAD1 gene encoding ladinin-1: MSVSRKDWSALSSLARQWTLEDEEEQERERRRRHRHLSSTTDDEAPRPTQNGGQPAVERLPSVEEAKVARSPPPASKDEEEDVQAILRTRQERRQRRQAVEVAQAPLRAQLEAEEGQDSSGPGLDEEQPQAPEKEVELPPHRRLNQQRRGPWAREEESLAGREPGGEKQGASEKTPVPDKSRVSGRSSVPETASAPEKRLVSEETSISEKSPGPEKTSVSEKRSIMEKKAVLEKTSVLEKPPGPGKTSGSERRLVSEKASIFEKSSATETKQAPKRAAALEQPAPGGSVSSTKEWRGRALPEKSPPAVPSRLPPITLQVKIPSKEDEVDTSSPTLATYSSSLKRSSPRTISFRMSSQKENLETTLTRSASVRLPASTVKLGEKLERYHTAVQRSESVKSPGSSRTEFFVTPMGVASKRHLFEKELVGQSRAEPASSRKDNLKLSGVVTSRLNLWISRTQGSGDQDPQEAQRESAAARRTQRGSPAEPSMRVDVDVEV, encoded by the exons ATGTCCGTCAGCAGAAAGGACTGGTCGGCGCTGTCCAG cctggCCAGACAGTGGACTCTGGAGGATGAGGAAGAGCAGGAACGTGAGCGCCGGCGTCGGCACCGCCACCTGAGCTCGACCACGGACGACGAGGCTCCCAGGCCCACCCAGAACGGAGGCCAGCCGGCCGTGGAGAG GTTGCCCAGCGTAGAGGAAGCAAAGGTGGCCAGGTCACCACCCCCAGCCTccaaagatgaggaggaggacgTCCAGGCCATCCTCAGGACGCGGCAGGAGCGTAGGCAGAGGCGGCAGGCGGTGGAGGTGGCACAGGCCCCACTCCGGGCTCAGCtagaggcagaggaggggcaggacAGCTCGGGCCCTGGGCTGGACGAGGAGCAGCCCCAGGCGCCCGAGAAGGAGGTGGAGCTGCCGCCTCACCGGAGGCTGAACCAGCAACGGCGGGGCCCCtgggccagggaggaggagagctTGGCGGGCAGGGAGCCGGGAGGCGAGAAGCAGGGGGCCTCGGAGAAGACCCCGGTTCCAGACAAGAGCCGGGTTTCGGGGAGGTCCTCCGTTCCAGAGACGGCATCAGCGCCTGAAAAGAGACTGGTCTCAGAGGAAACCTCCATCTCCGAGAAGTCCCCGGGCCCCGAGAAGACATCCGTGTCCGAGAAAAGATCCATCATGGAGAAAAAAGCAGTTCTAGAAAAAACAAGTGTCTTGGAGAAGCCGCCCGGCCCGGGGAAGAcatcaggctcagagaggagactGGTGTCTGAGAAAGCATCGATCTTTGAGAAGTCGTCAGCCACAGAAACAAAGCAGGCCCCCAAGAGGGCAGCAGCCTTGGAGCAGCCGGCCCCTGGGGGCAGTGTGTCCAGCACCAAGGAGTGGAGAGGAAGGGCCCTCCCTGAGAAGAGCCCTCCAGCTGTGCCTTCCCGCCTCCCACCGATCACTCTCCAG GTGAAAATCCCCAGCAAGGAAGATGAGGTGGACACATCCTCGCCCACCCTGGCCACCTACAGCAGCTCCCTCAAACGCTCCAGCCCCAGGACCATCTCCTTTCGG aTGAGCTCCCAGAAAGAAAACCTGGAGACGACCTTAACCCGCAG CGCCAGCGTAAGGCTCCCGGCCAGCACGGTCAAGTTAGGCGAGAAGCTGGAGCGATACCACACGGCCGTGCAG AGATCGGAATCCGTCAAGAGTCCGGGCTCCTCCCGCACCGAGTTCTTCGTGACTCCCATGGGTGTGGCCAGCAAGCGTCACCTCTTTGAGAAGGAGCTGGTGGGCCAGAGCCGAGCAGAGCCAGCCTCCAGCAGGAAG GATAACTTGAAGCTCTCTGGGGTTGTGACATCACGGCTCAACCTGTGGATCAGCAGGACCCAGGGGTCTGGAGATCAGGACCCCCAG GAGGCACAGAGGGAGTCGGCAGCCGCCAGGAGGACCCAGCGGGGGAGCCCAGCAGAGCCCTCCATGAGAGTGGACGTGGACGTGGAG GTGTGA